Proteins co-encoded in one Microbacterium hydrocarbonoxydans genomic window:
- a CDS encoding fumarylacetoacetate hydrolase family protein: protein MKIARFSHDDAILFGIVDDTDLVVLSGDPLFAGYEPTGDRVPIADAVILAPVIPRSKIVCVGKNYHDHAAEMGGVAPEEPLLFLKPNTAVIGPGDAIVRPSISEQTEYEGELAVVIGRVAKNVKAADALDHVLGYTIANDVTARDLQRRDGQWARAKGFDTFCPLGPTISTDFDSSVATIETRVNGEVRQKAPLTDMIHSVEAIIEHASAAFTLLPGDVILTGTPAGVGEFVAGDTVEVEITGLGILRNTVRDAVRAS, encoded by the coding sequence ATGAAGATCGCCCGATTCAGCCATGACGACGCCATCCTCTTCGGGATCGTCGATGACACCGACCTCGTCGTCCTCTCGGGCGATCCGCTCTTCGCGGGGTATGAGCCCACGGGCGACCGGGTGCCGATCGCCGACGCGGTGATCCTGGCGCCGGTGATCCCTCGGTCGAAGATCGTCTGCGTCGGCAAGAACTATCACGATCACGCCGCCGAGATGGGGGGAGTGGCTCCCGAGGAGCCGCTGCTGTTCCTCAAGCCCAACACCGCCGTCATCGGCCCGGGCGACGCGATCGTGCGTCCGTCCATCTCGGAGCAGACCGAGTACGAGGGCGAACTCGCCGTCGTGATCGGGAGGGTGGCGAAGAACGTGAAGGCCGCAGATGCCCTCGATCATGTGCTCGGCTACACGATCGCCAACGATGTGACCGCGCGTGACCTGCAGCGCAGAGACGGCCAGTGGGCCCGGGCGAAGGGGTTCGACACCTTCTGCCCTCTGGGCCCGACCATCAGCACGGACTTCGACTCCTCGGTCGCGACGATCGAGACCCGTGTGAACGGCGAGGTGCGGCAGAAGGCCCCGCTGACCGACATGATCCACTCGGTCGAGGCGATCATCGAGCACGCCTCGGCGGCTTTCACGCTGCTGCCCGGCGATGTCATCCTGACAGGCACACCGGCGGGCGTCGGCGAGTTCGTCGCCGGAGACACGGTCGAGGTCGAGATCACCGGTCTGGGCATTCTGCGCAACACCGTGCGCGACGCCGTGCGCGCGTCATGA
- a CDS encoding MFS transporter → MTVVALTAAQQAAVQRRTVLVLSTGQVLGGIAFGATVSLGALLAADLSGSDALSGLATASVTLGAALCAIPLARLAARLGRRRALTLGNLFALVGIAVVILAASLRVFPLLLVGILMIGAGNAGNLQSRFAATDLAAPQHRGRDLSIVVWATTIGGVAGPLLLGPGEIVGAAIGMPPQTGSYVFSFVAQCAALVLYLVALRPDPLLAAQGLARAAAAATGQVFADRPVVARYAIFAVAGSHVVMASVMAMTPVHLAHMAHGDHGMAATPADVSALVGITIALHVGGMYALSPLFGILADRWGRLRVVLLGQLLLGGALAFAVFVNDQEWGVMVALILLGLGWSAATVAGAALLTESSAPDLRTRRQGRSDSLMSLSAAAGAVLAGVILSNFQYAGLGIAASVLVIAIVALSPLGVAKR, encoded by the coding sequence ATGACCGTCGTCGCCCTCACGGCGGCTCAGCAGGCGGCCGTGCAGCGGCGAACCGTGCTGGTTCTCTCCACGGGTCAGGTGCTGGGCGGCATCGCCTTCGGGGCGACCGTGTCGCTCGGTGCTCTGCTCGCGGCAGATCTGTCGGGCAGCGACGCGCTCTCGGGGCTGGCGACGGCCTCGGTCACGCTCGGCGCTGCGCTGTGCGCGATACCGCTGGCACGCCTCGCTGCGCGGCTCGGCCGACGCCGCGCACTCACACTCGGCAACCTGTTCGCGCTCGTCGGCATCGCCGTCGTGATCCTCGCGGCATCTCTGCGGGTGTTCCCTCTGCTCCTGGTCGGGATCCTGATGATCGGCGCGGGGAACGCGGGCAACCTGCAGTCCCGGTTCGCCGCCACCGATCTCGCGGCACCGCAGCATCGCGGTCGCGATCTCTCGATCGTCGTGTGGGCGACGACGATCGGAGGCGTCGCGGGCCCGTTGCTGCTGGGTCCCGGTGAGATCGTCGGTGCGGCCATCGGAATGCCGCCGCAGACCGGGTCCTACGTCTTCTCCTTCGTCGCCCAGTGCGCGGCTCTCGTGCTCTATCTGGTCGCACTGCGCCCTGATCCGCTGCTCGCGGCGCAAGGGCTCGCCAGAGCGGCCGCCGCCGCGACCGGCCAGGTGTTCGCGGATCGTCCCGTCGTCGCCCGGTATGCCATCTTCGCTGTGGCCGGATCCCACGTGGTGATGGCGTCAGTCATGGCCATGACTCCCGTGCACCTCGCCCATATGGCGCACGGGGACCATGGAATGGCCGCCACGCCCGCCGACGTCTCGGCACTCGTGGGAATCACGATCGCGCTGCACGTCGGTGGCATGTACGCGCTGTCTCCGCTGTTCGGAATCCTCGCGGACCGCTGGGGTCGATTGCGCGTCGTGCTGCTCGGGCAGCTGCTGTTGGGGGGCGCACTCGCTTTCGCCGTGTTCGTCAACGATCAGGAGTGGGGCGTGATGGTGGCGCTCATCCTGCTCGGCCTGGGCTGGAGTGCGGCGACAGTCGCAGGGGCGGCTCTGCTGACCGAGTCGAGTGCTCCCGATCTCCGCACCCGTCGACAGGGGCGCAGCGACTCGCTGATGAGCCTGTCGGCCGCCGCGGGTGCCGTGCTGGCCGGCGTGATCCTGTCGAACTTCCAGTACGCCGGACTCGGGATCGCCGCGTCGGTCCTGGTGATCGCGATCGTGGCGCTCTCGCCTCTCGGAGTGGCGAAGAGGTGA
- a CDS encoding acyl-CoA dehydrogenase family protein — translation MTLTDTTATGLDDRWLGADRPQTSAEWLDRAQQVADILAVDAVERDRANATPHAEVQLLKDSGLVTLLGPTAHGGGGETWETAYKVIRTVARGDGSIGQVLGYHYLWAWAARLVATDDQITAVEELYTSNDLLFGGAVNPRDSDLTIREDGDDLVFSGRKSFSTGGQISDLTVLEGVLEGTDTHIFAIVPTAQEGIVFGDDWDSLGQRLTESGSVEIRDVRVPWASAAGFVDREFTPLVYNTLNVPTIQLVFANFYLGIAQGALETASAYTRTTTRAWPYGGDDKERATDEWYVLEGYGELASKLWADEALLDAAGAEISAVLHAPREELSARRRGEIAVRIAAGKLRIVDDGLQIATTVFELTGARASASSVGLDIFWRNLRTHSLHDPIPYKKREVGAYVLLNDVPEPTWYT, via the coding sequence ATGACACTCACGGATACGACCGCGACAGGACTCGACGATCGATGGCTCGGCGCCGACCGTCCTCAGACCAGCGCCGAGTGGCTCGACAGAGCCCAGCAGGTCGCCGACATCCTCGCCGTCGACGCCGTCGAGCGTGACCGCGCCAACGCGACGCCCCATGCCGAGGTGCAGCTGCTCAAGGACTCGGGGTTGGTCACGCTGCTCGGCCCGACCGCCCACGGGGGCGGCGGAGAGACATGGGAGACCGCATACAAGGTCATCCGCACCGTCGCCCGCGGCGACGGATCCATCGGGCAGGTGCTCGGGTACCACTACCTCTGGGCGTGGGCGGCCCGACTCGTCGCGACTGACGACCAGATCACCGCCGTCGAAGAGCTCTACACGTCGAACGACTTGCTGTTCGGAGGCGCCGTCAACCCGCGCGACTCCGATCTGACGATCAGGGAAGACGGTGACGACCTCGTCTTCTCCGGCCGCAAATCGTTCTCGACGGGTGGCCAGATCTCAGACCTCACCGTGCTCGAAGGAGTCCTCGAGGGCACAGACACCCACATCTTCGCGATCGTCCCCACCGCGCAGGAGGGCATCGTCTTCGGAGACGACTGGGACAGTCTCGGCCAGCGCCTCACCGAGTCCGGATCCGTCGAGATCCGCGACGTGCGCGTGCCCTGGGCATCGGCCGCCGGATTCGTCGACCGGGAGTTCACTCCCCTGGTCTACAACACGCTGAACGTTCCGACCATCCAGCTCGTGTTCGCCAACTTCTACCTCGGCATCGCTCAGGGAGCTCTGGAGACGGCATCCGCCTACACGCGGACCACGACCCGGGCCTGGCCCTACGGCGGCGATGACAAGGAGCGGGCCACGGACGAGTGGTACGTGCTCGAGGGCTACGGCGAGCTGGCGTCGAAGCTGTGGGCCGATGAGGCCCTGCTCGACGCCGCCGGCGCAGAGATCAGCGCCGTACTGCATGCGCCCCGAGAAGAGCTGTCCGCGCGCAGACGAGGAGAGATCGCCGTGCGGATCGCTGCGGGCAAACTGCGGATCGTCGACGACGGCCTGCAGATCGCCACCACGGTGTTCGAGCTCACGGGTGCCCGCGCATCAGCGAGCTCTGTGGGCCTCGACATCTTCTGGCGCAATCTGAGAACACATAGCCTGCACGATCCGATCCCCTACAAGAAGCGCGAAGTGGGGGCGTACGTACTGCTCAACGACGTGCCGGAGCCGACCTGGTACACCTGA
- the gltX gene encoding glutamate--tRNA ligase, with amino-acid sequence MATPHPLTTTASGADVRVRFCPSPTGLPHVGMVRTALFNWAYARHTGGKMVFRIEDTDAARDSEESFRQLVDALTWLKIDWDEGVEVGGPHAPYRQSERHEIYRGVIDTLLASGALYESYSTAEEIDARNEAAGRAKQLGYDNFDRDLTDEQKAAFRAEGRQPALRLRAPDEDLTYVDLIRGEVTFPAGSFPDFVVVRPNGIPLYTFVNPVDDALMGITHVLRGEDLMPSTARQLALYAALIDAGVTDFVPRFAHMPLVLGETGNKKLSKRDPQADLFLHRDRGFIHEGLLNYLALLGWSIGPDRDVFSLDEFTEAFDIVNVNPNPARFDQKKAESINGDHIRKLGEKDFAERTVPYLAAAGLFQEPTHEQLVMAFRVAPLVQERVQLLGEVPAMVGFLFTDDISYDADALKGLPANAAEVLDACVAALEPVSEFTPEKIQDALSAALVDTLELKPRVAFGPPRVAITGRRISPPLFESMELLGKDESLRRLRALSEVLAN; translated from the coding sequence ATGGCTACTCCTCACCCCCTCACCACGACCGCCAGCGGTGCCGACGTCCGCGTCCGCTTCTGCCCGTCGCCCACCGGTCTTCCGCATGTCGGCATGGTCCGCACCGCGCTCTTCAACTGGGCCTATGCCCGCCATACGGGAGGGAAGATGGTGTTCCGTATCGAGGACACCGATGCCGCCCGCGACAGCGAGGAGAGCTTCCGTCAGCTGGTCGACGCACTCACCTGGCTCAAGATCGACTGGGATGAGGGGGTCGAGGTCGGTGGCCCGCACGCTCCGTATCGGCAGTCGGAGCGCCACGAGATCTATCGCGGCGTGATCGACACGCTTCTCGCCTCCGGGGCTCTGTACGAGAGCTACTCGACCGCGGAGGAGATCGATGCCCGCAACGAGGCCGCCGGGCGCGCGAAGCAGCTCGGATACGACAACTTCGACCGGGATCTCACCGACGAGCAGAAGGCGGCGTTCCGCGCGGAGGGCCGTCAGCCCGCCCTGCGCCTCCGGGCGCCCGACGAGGATCTCACGTACGTCGATCTCATCCGCGGAGAGGTGACCTTCCCCGCCGGATCCTTCCCCGACTTCGTCGTCGTGCGTCCCAATGGGATCCCGCTGTACACCTTCGTGAACCCGGTCGACGATGCGCTGATGGGAATCACGCACGTGCTGCGCGGCGAGGACCTGATGCCGTCGACCGCGCGTCAGCTCGCTCTGTACGCGGCGTTGATCGATGCCGGGGTCACGGACTTCGTTCCCCGCTTCGCGCACATGCCGCTCGTGCTCGGCGAGACCGGCAACAAGAAGCTCTCGAAGCGCGACCCGCAGGCAGACCTGTTCCTGCACCGCGATCGTGGGTTCATCCACGAAGGCCTGTTGAACTACCTCGCGCTCCTCGGGTGGTCGATCGGCCCCGATCGAGACGTGTTCTCGCTCGACGAGTTCACCGAGGCGTTCGACATCGTGAACGTGAACCCGAACCCGGCACGATTCGACCAGAAGAAGGCCGAGTCGATCAACGGCGACCACATCCGCAAGCTCGGCGAGAAGGACTTCGCCGAACGCACGGTGCCGTATCTCGCCGCGGCAGGTCTGTTCCAGGAGCCTACGCACGAACAGCTCGTGATGGCCTTCCGCGTGGCGCCGCTCGTGCAGGAGCGCGTGCAGTTGTTGGGGGAGGTGCCCGCAATGGTGGGGTTCCTCTTCACCGACGACATCTCGTACGACGCCGACGCGCTCAAGGGTCTGCCGGCGAACGCCGCCGAGGTGCTCGACGCGTGTGTCGCTGCTCTCGAGCCGGTGTCGGAGTTCACGCCTGAGAAGATCCAGGATGCTCTCTCCGCTGCTCTGGTCGACACGCTCGAGCTGAAGCCGCGTGTCGCCTTCGGACCGCCACGTGTGGCGATCACCGGACGTCGCATCTCTCCGCCGCTGTTCGAGTCGATGGAACTGCTCGGCAAGGACGAGTCGTTGCGGCGACTTCGTGCACTGTCAGAGGTCCTCGCGAACTGA
- a CDS encoding DUF2087 domain-containing protein: MDSSNGWRPLIAILANAETRRVAAELMLGGTLDAATASLSPSRRRRVTEAMVRSGLIDADTREFAPDVFREIIESAAVPRQQGRERFLDGTRIRQYPANLDERGELLAWVARGAFADGEVLTEGEVNDRLLDYSADVAVLRRYLVDYQLVERTADGTEYALTGSDPVRATE, from the coding sequence ATGGACAGTTCGAACGGGTGGCGGCCTCTGATCGCGATCCTCGCGAATGCCGAGACGCGGCGAGTCGCTGCAGAGCTGATGCTCGGAGGCACGCTGGATGCCGCAACTGCGAGTCTGTCGCCATCACGACGTCGGCGCGTCACCGAGGCCATGGTGCGCAGCGGTCTCATCGATGCGGATACGCGCGAGTTCGCTCCCGATGTCTTTCGAGAGATCATCGAGTCGGCGGCCGTTCCCCGGCAACAGGGACGAGAACGGTTTCTGGACGGCACTCGGATTCGCCAGTACCCCGCGAACCTCGACGAACGGGGCGAGCTCCTCGCCTGGGTGGCACGAGGCGCTTTCGCAGACGGGGAGGTACTCACCGAAGGCGAGGTCAACGACAGACTCCTCGACTACTCCGCCGATGTCGCGGTGCTTCGCCGATATCTCGTGGACTATCAGCTCGTCGAGCGCACTGCCGACGGGACCGAGTATGCGCTGACAGGCAGCGACCCTGTCCGCGCGACCGAGTGA
- a CDS encoding DNA topoisomerase IB, which translates to MALRRVVPGEEPGIRRIRSGSGFRYVDAADQPVAEADRERIRDLVIPPAWKDVWIAADPLAHIQAVGTDDAGRRQYLYHPLWRAGRDQRKFARALRLAAALPSARAQVTRAINQEGLTRERALAVAFRLLDDAALRIGSERYLVKNGSRGLSTLRRHDVRIDGSTVSLSFPAKSRQLASIEISDAPLAEALSEFAVGSPRAPLLAYRKGRRRVRLSSGEVNGYLKKVTGSAFTAKDFRTLHGTILAADALARIGRLETKNERRRAERLAVQATASALGNTLAVARGSYIDPRVFRQYARGRTLDLTVSPETAIRKLLGR; encoded by the coding sequence ATGGCACTGAGACGAGTGGTTCCGGGTGAAGAGCCGGGAATTCGCCGCATCCGGTCGGGCTCGGGGTTCCGGTATGTCGATGCAGCGGACCAGCCCGTCGCGGAAGCCGACCGCGAGCGGATCCGAGATCTCGTCATCCCGCCGGCGTGGAAGGACGTGTGGATCGCCGCCGATCCGCTCGCGCACATCCAGGCGGTCGGGACGGATGACGCCGGACGTCGACAGTATCTCTACCACCCGCTCTGGCGTGCCGGCCGTGACCAGCGGAAGTTCGCGAGGGCGCTTCGGCTGGCAGCGGCACTGCCGTCCGCAAGAGCCCAGGTCACCCGCGCGATCAACCAGGAGGGACTCACCCGGGAGCGCGCCCTGGCGGTCGCATTCCGACTGCTCGATGATGCCGCTCTGCGCATCGGCTCCGAGCGGTACCTCGTCAAGAACGGGAGCCGAGGGCTCAGCACGCTGCGTCGGCACGACGTGCGCATCGACGGCAGCACCGTCTCATTGAGCTTTCCTGCAAAGAGCCGTCAGCTCGCATCCATCGAGATCAGCGATGCTCCGCTCGCCGAGGCGCTCTCCGAGTTCGCCGTCGGGTCTCCCCGAGCGCCGCTGCTGGCCTACCGGAAGGGCAGACGGCGGGTTCGCCTCAGCTCGGGAGAGGTGAACGGCTATCTCAAGAAGGTCACGGGTTCGGCCTTCACGGCGAAGGACTTCCGCACTCTTCACGGCACGATCCTCGCGGCGGATGCACTGGCGCGCATCGGTCGCCTCGAGACCAAGAACGAGCGGCGCCGGGCCGAGCGCCTCGCCGTGCAGGCGACGGCGTCGGCGCTCGGCAACACACTTGCTGTGGCGCGCGGCAGCTACATCGATCCGCGCGTGTTCCGGCAGTACGCGCGCGGTCGCACCCTCGACCTCACGGTCTCGCCGGAGACCGCGATCCGCAAGCTGCTGGGGCGCTGA
- a CDS encoding 3-hydroxyacyl-CoA dehydrogenase encodes MKNITVLGTGVLGSQIAFQTAFHGFSVVAYDIDQAALDRASERFQALAERYVADGVEGSADGGALAAIDRIRLTSDLSDAARDADLIIEAVPENLELKQDIYRTLSGAAPASTIFATNSSTLLPSALADSTGRPDRFLALHFANEIWSHNTAEVMGTPATDPAVYESVVDFASEIGMVPIQIKKEKAGYLLNSLLVPFLEAGAQLLVDGIADPEAIDATWRIGTGAPAGPFEIYDIVGLTTAYNISRMGGEKQQRFADLLKEQYIDKGKLGVATGEGFYTYPRAN; translated from the coding sequence ATGAAGAACATCACCGTTCTCGGCACCGGAGTCCTCGGATCGCAGATCGCGTTCCAGACCGCCTTCCACGGCTTCTCGGTCGTCGCATACGACATCGATCAGGCAGCACTCGATCGGGCTTCGGAGCGTTTCCAGGCTCTCGCCGAGCGCTATGTCGCCGATGGCGTCGAAGGCTCCGCCGACGGCGGCGCCCTGGCAGCGATCGACCGGATCCGACTCACCTCGGACCTCTCGGATGCCGCGCGCGACGCCGACCTCATCATCGAGGCCGTGCCCGAGAACCTCGAGCTCAAGCAGGATATCTACCGCACACTCTCGGGCGCCGCACCCGCCTCGACGATCTTCGCGACGAATTCGTCGACCCTGCTGCCCAGCGCACTCGCCGACTCGACGGGACGCCCCGACCGGTTCCTCGCTCTGCACTTCGCAAACGAGATCTGGTCGCACAACACCGCGGAGGTGATGGGGACCCCGGCGACCGACCCCGCCGTGTACGAGTCGGTCGTCGACTTCGCCTCTGAGATCGGCATGGTGCCGATCCAGATCAAGAAGGAGAAGGCCGGGTACCTGCTGAACTCGCTGCTCGTGCCTTTCCTCGAAGCAGGAGCACAGCTGCTCGTCGACGGCATCGCAGACCCCGAGGCCATCGATGCGACCTGGCGGATCGGCACGGGCGCTCCCGCAGGGCCGTTCGAGATCTATGACATCGTCGGCCTGACCACGGCCTACAACATCTCCCGCATGGGCGGCGAGAAGCAGCAGCGGTTCGCCGATCTGCTCAAGGAGCAGTACATCGACAAGGGCAAGCTCGGCGTGGCCACCGGTGAGGGCTTCTACACCTACCCTCGCGCGAACTGA
- a CDS encoding MarR family winged helix-turn-helix transcriptional regulator, which yields MQQSGGSNARREDSATVLRSLVGITRRGLVDARAGETRLSITEQSIVMAIADSPGIRSTDIAQMFRLNRSTVSRQLSALITLGLVEETASPAGRGRPLELTPAGDEAYRGTLAALHDVIDTHLADWSDAEVSRFAHDLQRFDRGHGAP from the coding sequence ATGCAACAGTCGGGTGGCTCGAATGCACGACGCGAAGACAGCGCCACCGTGCTGCGCTCACTCGTGGGCATCACACGGCGCGGTCTCGTCGATGCGCGTGCCGGAGAGACTCGCCTCTCGATCACCGAGCAGTCGATCGTGATGGCGATCGCCGACTCACCGGGCATCCGTTCGACGGATATCGCGCAGATGTTCCGGCTGAATCGCTCGACCGTGTCACGTCAGCTCTCGGCGCTGATCACGCTCGGGTTGGTGGAGGAGACCGCGTCGCCCGCGGGACGCGGCCGGCCGCTCGAACTCACGCCTGCCGGTGATGAGGCCTACCGCGGCACTCTCGCGGCCCTTCACGACGTCATCGACACTCACCTCGCCGACTGGTCCGACGCGGAGGTCTCGCGATTCGCGCATGACCTGCAGCGCTTCGACCGCGGCCACGGTGCACCCTGA
- the pepN gene encoding aminopeptidase N, with the protein MDTANLTREETAARSAALSVRRIRVELDLTGAPERARTGFSTITTLEFSSTTDSTWVDFIGESVDRVVVNDVEQDVDYDGARIAIRDLGESNVVRIEAVGAYSRSGEGLHRFHDPADDLTYLYTQYEPADSRRVMACFEQPDLKAAFTFVVDAPAGWQVLSNQAPAKVDLGVGVQRVEFAPTLPISSYITSVAAGPYARVDGAWERGDQRIALGLYARQSLSRYLEADEILEVTRQGLDFFTDAFAYPYPWGKYDQIFVPEYNLGAMENPGLVTFTEGYLSRGAATDAQRAARANTILHEMAHMWFGDLVTMKWWDDLWLKESFADYMGAHASAVATRFHDAWVKFAASRKAWAYQQDQLPTTHPIVADITDLEAAKLNFDGITYAKGAAVLKQLVAFVGDDAFFEGARRYFAANAFGNTTLEDFLVELSAVSGRDMTGWSRAWLRTTGVSTLWIERDGDDVTLVQSDPRPHRLRIGLYESVDGRVVRTQQIALDISEERTAVALPHADLVLLNDDDLTYAKVRLDETSLRTVEQSLSSIEDPLARAVVWSALWNATRDGRLPARRYTSIVRSHAPGEKNIGLLVGVLANAAFAIRHYVADEVRDDEQRTWVEATWSALQDADAGSDAQLSWARAFASAAAFDDCRQHETRGLLDAEVPAGLVVDPDLRWQLLTALVTTGHADASEISEEQGRDDTASGRTAARRAFASRPEAHVRAAAWDAAWNDRGLSNDHLDAEIAGIRAGGRRDLIAGFDDEYFARIVDAWRSRSIELAQRLVVGLFPASSSLDAVDAWLSDNSSAPAALRRIVVEQRDHLARDLRVRDAQ; encoded by the coding sequence ATGGACACCGCCAACCTCACCCGCGAGGAGACCGCCGCGCGATCCGCGGCCCTCTCCGTGCGACGCATCCGCGTGGAGCTCGACCTGACCGGCGCCCCTGAGCGAGCGCGTACCGGCTTCTCGACGATCACGACTCTCGAGTTCAGCTCGACGACGGATTCGACATGGGTGGACTTCATCGGTGAGAGCGTCGATCGCGTCGTCGTGAACGATGTCGAACAGGATGTCGACTACGACGGGGCGCGGATCGCGATTCGCGACCTGGGGGAGTCCAACGTCGTCCGCATCGAGGCGGTCGGCGCATACAGCCGCTCCGGCGAGGGACTGCATCGCTTCCATGATCCCGCCGACGATCTCACGTATCTCTACACGCAGTACGAGCCGGCTGATTCGCGCCGGGTGATGGCGTGTTTCGAGCAGCCCGACCTCAAAGCCGCGTTCACGTTCGTCGTCGATGCCCCGGCCGGCTGGCAGGTCCTCTCGAACCAGGCTCCTGCGAAGGTCGACCTCGGAGTCGGAGTGCAACGCGTGGAGTTCGCTCCGACTCTCCCGATCTCGAGCTACATCACATCGGTGGCTGCGGGGCCGTACGCGCGTGTCGATGGCGCCTGGGAACGTGGCGATCAGCGCATCGCGCTGGGCCTCTACGCCCGACAGTCGCTCTCCCGGTACCTCGAAGCCGACGAAATCCTCGAGGTCACACGGCAGGGGCTCGACTTCTTCACGGATGCCTTCGCATACCCGTATCCGTGGGGCAAGTACGACCAGATCTTCGTGCCCGAGTACAACCTGGGAGCGATGGAGAACCCGGGACTCGTGACGTTCACCGAGGGTTACCTGTCTCGGGGAGCGGCGACCGATGCGCAGCGCGCCGCCCGCGCGAACACGATCCTGCACGAGATGGCGCACATGTGGTTCGGCGATCTGGTGACCATGAAGTGGTGGGACGATCTGTGGCTCAAAGAGTCGTTCGCCGACTACATGGGCGCCCACGCGTCGGCGGTGGCGACGCGATTCCACGACGCCTGGGTGAAGTTCGCGGCGAGTCGCAAAGCGTGGGCATATCAGCAGGACCAGCTGCCGACGACCCATCCGATCGTCGCTGACATCACCGACCTCGAGGCGGCGAAGCTGAACTTCGACGGGATCACCTATGCCAAGGGCGCGGCAGTGCTCAAGCAGCTCGTCGCGTTCGTCGGGGATGACGCGTTCTTCGAAGGCGCGCGCCGCTACTTCGCGGCCAACGCCTTCGGCAACACGACGCTCGAGGACTTCCTCGTCGAACTGAGCGCCGTGTCGGGACGGGACATGACCGGATGGTCGCGTGCCTGGTTGCGGACCACCGGCGTGTCGACGCTGTGGATCGAGCGCGACGGCGACGACGTGACGCTCGTGCAGAGCGACCCTCGCCCGCACCGACTTCGGATAGGGCTCTACGAGAGTGTCGACGGGCGGGTCGTGCGCACGCAGCAGATCGCCCTCGACATCTCGGAGGAGAGGACTGCAGTCGCCCTTCCGCACGCCGATCTCGTGCTCCTCAACGACGACGACCTCACGTATGCGAAGGTTCGCCTCGACGAGACGTCTCTCCGCACCGTCGAGCAGTCTCTGTCGTCGATCGAGGATCCGCTCGCCCGTGCCGTCGTCTGGTCCGCTCTGTGGAACGCCACGCGTGACGGCCGGCTCCCGGCCCGGCGCTACACCTCGATCGTCCGCTCTCACGCACCCGGGGAGAAGAACATCGGGCTGCTGGTCGGTGTTCTCGCCAATGCTGCATTCGCGATCCGGCACTACGTCGCCGATGAGGTTCGCGACGACGAACAGCGCACCTGGGTCGAAGCGACGTGGAGCGCGCTGCAGGACGCGGATGCCGGAAGCGACGCGCAGCTGTCGTGGGCACGCGCATTCGCGAGCGCCGCCGCGTTCGACGACTGTCGGCAGCACGAGACCCGCGGTCTTCTCGACGCCGAGGTGCCCGCGGGGCTGGTGGTCGATCCCGACCTTCGGTGGCAGCTGCTCACCGCCCTGGTCACCACCGGGCACGCCGATGCGTCGGAGATCTCCGAGGAGCAGGGGCGCGATGACACTGCAAGCGGCCGCACGGCTGCTCGACGAGCGTTCGCGTCTCGACCGGAGGCTCACGTGCGCGCGGCCGCGTGGGACGCGGCATGGAACGATCGCGGACTCAGCAACGATCACCTCGATGCCGAGATCGCCGGGATCCGCGCGGGCGGTCGACGCGATCTCATCGCCGGATTCGACGATGAGTACTTCGCGCGTATCGTCGACGCCTGGCGGTCGCGGAGCATCGAACTGGCGCAGCGGCTCGTGGTCGGGCTGTTCCCGGCGTCGAGCTCGCTCGATGCGGTCGATGCCTGGCTCTCCGACAACAGCTCCGCGCCGGCGGCATTGCGGCGCATCGTTGTCGAGCAGCGCGACCACCTCGCGCGCGATCTTCGAGTCCGCGACGCGCAGTAG